One Gemmatimonadaceae bacterium genomic window, TGAAAACAACAATTCCAGCCGTCGCGCGGCGTCGTCAGTGCCGGCGGCGCCCAGCGTATCGCTGATCAGCTGCACCCTCTCTGGAGCCTGCTCGCCGTTGAAGCGGATGATCTCGGGCAAGGTGAAGCTGCAGGCGAGGCCGTGCGGCATTCCGAAGCGCGAGGTGAGCGGATAAGAGATCGAATGCGCGACCGCCGTGGCATTCGACGAGATCGCGAGCCCTCCAAGCAGGGCTGCTTCCTGCAGCGTGCGACGGCCGTCGATGTCCGTCAGGTTGTCGAGTAAGCGATCGAGCGTCGAGAAACTCTTCGTCAGGCCGGTGACTGCGAAGACATCGCTCACTGGCGAGGCGCGCCGATTCCAGATCGCTTCCATGCAGTGCGAAATCGTATCGAGCGCCGAAAAGAGTGTCAGCTCGCTCGGAGCGGTGAGCGTCAATTCCGGAACGAGCAGCGCCGCTTCGGGGAACAGTCGCGGGTGCGAGATGGAGTACTTGAATTCATTCGCTTCGTCCCACACGGTGCCCCACATCGTGACCTCACTACCCGTGCCTGCAGTGGTTGGAAAAGCAATCACGGGCAGTGGCGAAAAGTCTTCTGGAAAGGGCGTCCTTTCCCGCAAGTGACTGGATAGCCAGTTGCCATGGCTGCATCCGGGCGATGCGATGGCGGCTACGCCTTTCGCCGTATCAAGTGTGCTTCCTCCTCCCATGGCGATGAGCAAGTCGGGCGCGGAATCCAAAATGCTCTGCGCGGCAGCCGTGATCGATGCGATTGTCGGATTGGACTTTACGACGGAAAAGATGCGGATGGTTCGGGGCGCGCAGGCGCGTTTCACGCCCTCGACTACACCACGCGTAACCATTCCCGGAGTCGTGATGAGAGTGGCACTTCGAGATCCGATTAAGCCAGGAAGCTCGGATAGATCAGCGCTTCCGAAATGGATTCGTACGGGATTGTAGAACATCAAACGCGGACGAATTCACTGCGGGCCGATTCCCAGTCTTCCAGAGTATCGATTTCCTTCCACGGCTCATCGCCGGACGGCAGGCAGCGAAGGTCTTCGCCGGCTGCAGCCATTGTCGTGAACGCCGCTGTGTCGTAATCGTTTAGACTTTCGTTCAGGAGGTGTCGCTCCAACGTTTTGAACAGCGAACACGGCCGGCGTATCACCGCGATTCCAATCCATTCGCCCTGCGCGTCTGCAGAGGGAATGCTCTTGCTCGACTCGACGAGTCTGCCGTTGTCGTCGATCCGGACCTTCATCGCCTCGTCATCCACCGGCCCGAAGGACGTCAGTAGATCGACCGAAGCCCACGACGAAACTCCATTCTTCAGGAAATCGCCGAGCAATCGTTCGCTGTAGATCAGGTCGCCATGAAGGTAGACAAAGGGAGCGTCTGCCACGAAATCCCTCGCCATCCAAAGCGAGCCCATGTTGTTGCAGTGACGGTAGAACGGATTCGGGATGCGGGTGATCTGAGTACCGAGGGCCTCCGCAATCATCGCGGCCCGATATCCGACGACGACGCCAACGTCGACGATACCGTTTTCCCGCAGCAGCCGAACAGATCGGGCGAGCAGCGTCTCACCGTCGATCGCCAGAAGCGATTTGGGGCAACTCAGGGTGAGCGGGTGTAGGCGTGTCGCTAGCCCGGCGGCGACGATAACGGCCTTTCGAATCAAGGAGTCGCTGCCGCCGACGCCGAAGCGGCGACGAAACGCGAGAACCGTTGGCGAATCTCGGGAGGCCTGGTCCGCGGTCGCCCCAGGTTTGGCCGTGTACCACCCGAGATCTCCAGGTAGATGAAGCTGACCCTTCCGGAATCGAAGCCACGCTCGATCAGAGTCACCAGCTCGTCGGCGTTGTGCGCGTAAAACCCGTTGCCAAATCCTACCGACTCGGCGAAGCGAATGAAGTCCACATGGTCCGAGATCGTTTTCTGCCCGCCGGTCGAGTCATGGGCGTTGTTGTCGAGGAGCACGTGCGCGAGGTTGGGCGGCGCATAGGCGGCGACGACCGCAGCCGCACCCATTCGCATCAGGATCGAGCCGTCTCCGTCGATCACAACGATTCGGAGATCTGGCCGTGCCAGGGCGAGACCGAGCCCCAGAGAGCTCACACAACCCATCGACCCGACCATGTAGAAGTTGTTCGGGACATCGCCAACTTCGTAAAGCTCTCGTCCAGTGTAGCCGGTCGTTGCGAGAAACACTGTTCGGTTGGAGGCCAGCGATGCGATGGACGAAAGCGCATCGAACCGCGTTGACAACTTCACGGGTCCCGACCGGAACGCGAACTCACCCTTTCTCTCCGGGAGCAGCCGCGCGCTCACGGGCTGTTTCTTAAGATCCTGGGGGGAAAAAGTGCCGGCCCTCACGACAAAAAAGTATGGCTCCCCTGAGTCTATCACGCGATTGGCATGAGCGAGCTGTTGTTCGGCGGCACTCTCGTCCGTCGGCAGAAACGACCATTTGATTCGCATGAGGTCGAGGAAATCCGTGGTTATCCGACCCATCAGCTCGTGCTGCGGCTCGTCTGGCTTTCCGCTCGGCTCGCCTCTCAGGCTGACGATTCCCAGTATCGGAATCCGGAAGGTATAAATCAGGGAAGTGAGCGGCGAAGTCGCATTGGTCAGTCCGGAATTCTGGCAGAGAAAGACAGACTTCTTTCCGCCCAGCTGAGCGCCCGCGCAGATAGCGACTGCGTCCCCCTCGTTAGCTGCCATGATCAGCTCGCATTCGTTGACCGCGAAATTGATCAGATCCTTGAGATGGGAGCAGGGCACCCCGCTATAGACGGTGAACCCGTAGTCTTTCAACAGCCGCCCAAACCGACCGGTGTCGATCACTGCAACTCGCTCGCTCTCGTGAGGTCGACGATGCTGTCGACATCCATCCACGCCCCCCTTGTGTAAATCACTGAGACGATGGTCTGCCCTGCCAGCTCGGTAAACAGGTCGGCCATACGCAGAGATTTGAAATTCTCCTGCCTCGACATGCACTCGAGGGTCGTCTTCACAATAGCCGCGCCCCGCTGATTCACCTTCCACAGTCCGATGAACTCACCGCTCACCATTTCACGGGGAAGTGTGGAGGACATCTTCCTGAGCATCACGGGCTCGCTGAACGCCGAACGACTGTACGGCTTATCGGCCTGTACAAGATCGGTGTAGCTCTCGTCTAAGTTCCAGTCCGCGTCAACGACGATTGATATGTCACTCTCGCTGTTGATCAGCTCGTGAAGAATGTGATCCTTGAAGAGTATGTCCCCGTAAGAGATCACGGTGTTACCCTTGATCGAGTCGCGCGCAACGTAGAGGGAATAGAGCTCCTTCGTAGCTGCGTACTCGTCGTTGTCGACCGTCTTGATCCCCGGAAGGATGATCGCCTCTCTGGCAAAGCCACGAACGACAGTGACGTCAGTGATTCCCATCCGGTTGAAGCTGTTGAGCTGGCTTGTCAGGATCGGAACACCGTTGGCTTTGAGCAGCGTCTTCGGTATGTCGCGTGTCAGATCGCCGAACTTTTCCCCCTGGCTCGCGGCGAGCACTACGACGTTGTAACGCTTCCCGGAGGTGGGCAGGTACTTCTGCTCAGCGCTCTCGAGCTCATCCGCGCCCTGCAGATGGAAGATATCGCCGACCGTCGCGATTGTTCCTTCGACGTTGATGAGGCTCTTGTCGGCAAAAATTCTGGCGGTCGTTACGCGCATCGCCTGGATGGACGCGCGAACGTTGTGGTTCGCCCAGATTGCAAGGCTGATTCCCAGCTCGCGGAAGTGTTCCGTCGGTGTGGAGTAGTATTTGGTGGGTACGATCACTATTGGGAGACGCTTGTCCCATTCGGCCATGAACGCGTCGATATCTGATGGATTGGACTTCTTGCTGTGAACCAGCAGCGCGTCGGCGCCCGCCGAGTGATAGGCTTCGGCGCGAGTCAGGACGTCCTTCAGGCCACGGCCGGCGATGAACCCCTCGAGCCGCGCGACTACCACGAAATCCTCGTCTTTCTGCGTGTCCTTGGCTGCCTTGATCTTGCCACAGAATTCGTCCATGTCGGCAAGAGGCTGCGCGTCCCCGATAAACGAGTTGGTCTTCGGGAAACGCTTGTCCTCGATGCAGACGCCGGCGATGTCCCGCTGCTCCAGCTTGCTCACAAGGCGGCGCAGGTTGTTGAAATTTCCGTAGCCGGTGTCGCCATCCAGCAGAATCGGAATAGTCGTGACGTCGCTCATGAACTCCAGCACTTCGAGAACCTGAGTCCAGGAGGCCTCGTTATT contains:
- a CDS encoding phosphonoacetaldehyde reductase; translated protein: MFYNPVRIHFGSADLSELPGLIGSRSATLITTPGMVTRGVVEGVKRACAPRTIRIFSVVKSNPTIASITAAAQSILDSAPDLLIAMGGGSTLDTAKGVAAIASPGCSHGNWLSSHLRERTPFPEDFSPLPVIAFPTTAGTGSEVTMWGTVWDEANEFKYSISHPRLFPEAALLVPELTLTAPSELTLFSALDTISHCMEAIWNRRASPVSDVFAVTGLTKSFSTLDRLLDNLTDIDGRRTLQEAALLGGLAISSNATAVAHSISYPLTSRFGMPHGLACSFTLPEIIRFNGEQAPERVQLISDTLGAAGTDDAARRLELLFSCWEVPAYVRRYVTRESAAALKDRLLTPGRADNNIRAVTADDALGILNRSLH
- a CDS encoding sugar phosphate nucleotidyltransferase, producing MIRKAVIVAAGLATRLHPLTLSCPKSLLAIDGETLLARSVRLLRENGIVDVGVVVGYRAAMIAEALGTQITRIPNPFYRHCNNMGSLWMARDFVADAPFVYLHGDLIYSERLLGDFLKNGVSSWASVDLLTSFGPVDDEAMKVRIDDNGRLVESSKSIPSADAQGEWIGIAVIRRPCSLFKTLERHLLNESLNDYDTAAFTTMAAAGEDLRCLPSGDEPWKEIDTLEDWESARSEFVRV
- the aepY gene encoding phosphonopyruvate decarboxylase; amino-acid sequence: MIDTGRFGRLLKDYGFTVYSGVPCSHLKDLINFAVNECELIMAANEGDAVAICAGAQLGGKKSVFLCQNSGLTNATSPLTSLIYTFRIPILGIVSLRGEPSGKPDEPQHELMGRITTDFLDLMRIKWSFLPTDESAAEQQLAHANRVIDSGEPYFFVVRAGTFSPQDLKKQPVSARLLPERKGEFAFRSGPVKLSTRFDALSSIASLASNRTVFLATTGYTGRELYEVGDVPNNFYMVGSMGCVSSLGLGLALARPDLRIVVIDGDGSILMRMGAAAVVAAYAPPNLAHVLLDNNAHDSTGGQKTISDHVDFIRFAESVGFGNGFYAHNADELVTLIERGFDSGRVSFIYLEISGGTRPNLGRPRTRPPEIRQRFSRFVAASASAAATP
- the aepX gene encoding phosphoenolpyruvate mutase, whose product is MKKTTQLRAMLQSPDLDFIIEAHNGLSARIAEEAGFKGIWGSGLSISAALGVRDNNEASWTQVLEVLEFMSDVTTIPILLDGDTGYGNFNNLRRLVSKLEQRDIAGVCIEDKRFPKTNSFIGDAQPLADMDEFCGKIKAAKDTQKDEDFVVVARLEGFIAGRGLKDVLTRAEAYHSAGADALLVHSKKSNPSDIDAFMAEWDKRLPIVIVPTKYYSTPTEHFRELGISLAIWANHNVRASIQAMRVTTARIFADKSLINVEGTIATVGDIFHLQGADELESAEQKYLPTSGKRYNVVVLAASQGEKFGDLTRDIPKTLLKANGVPILTSQLNSFNRMGITDVTVVRGFAREAIILPGIKTVDNDEYAATKELYSLYVARDSIKGNTVISYGDILFKDHILHELINSESDISIVVDADWNLDESYTDLVQADKPYSRSAFSEPVMLRKMSSTLPREMVSGEFIGLWKVNQRGAAIVKTTLECMSRQENFKSLRMADLFTELAGQTIVSVIYTRGAWMDVDSIVDLTRASELQ